A stretch of DNA from Anopheles nili chromosome 2, idAnoNiliSN_F5_01, whole genome shotgun sequence:
CAACAACGGCACACGATACAGCCGATGGGCGCGGGGCTCGGAAACGCTGGCAAAAGATGCCAACAGACACCAGCAGCTCCCCACATCCGTCCTATGGGGTAAGAAGCTTTGCTTGTTGTTTACAAAGAGCTTTCTCCGCTCTTCATTGGCTCATGAGTCATATTGGAGAGTGTTTTCGGATCTGGCGTCTGCTGTAACATATGTATAATActatttctttgcttttcctAGACTACTGATTCCATCCCACAAGTGACAATACGCGATACCAGCAGCCGTGGGAGGTCCGGACCATCCAGAGGATCGGCGAACAATTCCTCGAGACCACGACAACCACAACAGGAGCAAGAGCAGGCGTTAAACGACGAAGAAGGACTGAAATATGGTGCGCAACATGTGATAAAACTGTTCGTTCCAGTTACCCTATGCATGATGGTGGTTGTAGCTACGATTAATTCGATAAACTTTTATACCATCAAGGACGTTTATCTGTAAGTAAAACCAGTAAACCGACAATTCCCAAAGGCACTCAGTTATGCTTACTCTGTGTAATCATTCTTTTCTCTAAAGCGTCTACACACCGTTCCACGAACTGACGGACGACACGGGCACTAAAATATGGAACGCGTTAGCGAACTCGCTCATCCTGATGACGGTGATTGTAATTATGACAATACTGCTCATCGTCCTTTACAAGCACCGTTGCTATAAGGTTATCCACGGTTGGCTGATTCTGtcgtcgctgctgctgctgtttctgtTCAGCGGCTTGTACCTCTTTGAAATTTTGCGCGCGTACAACATTCCCATGGACTGGTTCACGGCTGGGCTGCTCGTTTGGAATTTTGGAGTAGTCGGCATGATCTCAATCCACTGGCAAGGTCCGCTGCGGCTACAGCAGGGCTACCTGATTTTTGTGGCGGCCCTGATGGCACTGGTGTTTATCAAGTATCTTCCAGAATGGACTACGTGGGCTGTTCTAGCTGTGATATCAATTTGGGGTGAGTGTTGAAGTACTGGATGCTGGATATCGGTCTGTTATATATTTAACACCGTTCCTTCTTCCACAGATCTTATTGCAGTTCTCACCCCGAAAGGGCCGTTGCGAATTTTGGTAGAAACGGCTCAGGAGCGCAATGAGCAAATTTTTCCTGCTTTGATCTACTCATGTAATATTGCATCTCTTCATTGCATGATGGAAATAGTGTTGTTCATATGTCTGTCACGTTATCTTTTACAGCGACGATAATGTACTCCTATCTAGGAACGCATACGGATTCCGATCGCCCTGCTCCATTGTCGGGTGAACGGGCGATAGGAACGGGTGGTGGCTCCGGAAGCCGAACAGCCAGCGGGTACGGAGCGGTCAACAGCCACGGACCCACGCAAACCGGTGCGACCGTAGAAGGTATGCCACTGGTTGCCTTTCGCAATGATAGATCGCATGAGTTACCAATGGGTATatgttttgataatttttgttttctgccaTTAGTCACAAACTTTTTCTATAATCGGTTActtgggtttcttttcgctttctgaTCAAGCTAATCATGGTATAATATTTCGTTTTAATCTAATCTATTATATGCATCTATTACATTTCAACGTTTTGCTAAACCATCAATTCGTCAACCTTTTTTACAGAACAATCAGCAGGCTTCACGCAGGATTGGGCTGCAACGTCGAACCATAGAGTGACTCGACGACAAATCGAGGTTCAAGCAAATATTGCGAACAATCCGTCCAGACCGGAATACCGAACGGTCACTGCCGAAACCAGTCGCTCCGGTGTAGAGCAATCGCAGCAACAATTTGATCAAGCGGAAGAAAGTGAGTAAAATTTATCGTGTTAAATTACGTATAAATTTACGCTAAAACGGTATGCATTTCAAATTATACCCACAGGAGGCATAAAACTTGGGTTAGGtgattttatcttttactCTGTATTGGTGGGAAAGGCATCGAGCTATGGTGATTGGAACACGACCATAGCGTGTTTTGTGGCAATTTTGGTGGTACGTATAGTCGAGTAAATTCACTAAAAAAATGGAGAATTGATTCCGTAATTTTCTTTACTTTTAAACCCACAATATATAGGGACTCTGTCTcacgttgctgctgttggccatTTTCCGCAAGGCACTCCCGGCCCTACCGATCTCCATATTCTTTGGACTCATTTTCTGCTTCGTCACAAGCGTAATCGTAAAACCGTTTACGGAAGCGCTGGCACTAGAGCAGGTGTTTATTTAGTTAATCCGGAGCGGACAGTTTGAGCGGGTGGGATAGGTCAATCAATTGCTTACGCCGATGTCACATGTTGTGTCGTATCGGGAGCTGTTTTCTAGCATATCTAGGCTCGTTTATTTATATCATCATATTTTAATGTGTACTAATTGGAGAAGCTGTTGCATCTAATCAAGCTTTCCGGTGTATTAAAAGCAGAGTGGGAAACAGTTCACAATAAGGCTTGATTGGAGGAGCTTAAAATGAGACTAGTGCGTGGCTTCAAATTTTATCATCGTGCAACGTAATTTATGCATCTCATACATAAGTGTTTGATTGATAGATAAATGTATGCTACCTGAATATGTGGACAAATTTTGTTCTATTTCTGCACGCATTATTCTTCGAACGCTTTGGCACTCCTTAAACGGCTCGGTATATGTACTAACGCTGTCGTGCAAATAACCAGGAAAATGCTTATAAAAGAGCGAAAGATATTTCTTTTGAAGGGCGCTTTAAATGACATGACTGCGTTAAAAAATGTATGATTGTAACGGGATGtaaccttttcttttttcctttacgTAATTTACAACTGTAATCCGGACGAATAGGCTGGGTAATAAAAAGACGTATAAGCGATTCATTTTGTCGCAAGTATATGTATCtcagtgttttattttacattaaatTGTAGTTGAACATATTCCGTAATTATTACTCAGCGTTGTTATCTCTCATAGTCAGTAAAATataagggtggaaaaaaattcaaGAGGCTTGCAGTTGTTCCCTGCTAGCCGGTCTGGTTTCAGTATCGTCCCTTGCGACCATTATCGTTACGATCGTTTTTCCTATCTCGACTGCGAGAACGGCGACGATCACGGGATCGATCACgacctccgccaccaccaccaccacctcctccaccaccaccaccgcctccgcCTCCTCCTCCGCCACGACGGGGTGATCTGGAACGGGAACGAGAGCGCCCGCGACGTCGCGAGTACAAGTAGCGGCGAAGTTCGCGCGAAATGGGCTTAAGGTGCATGAAGTTGCAGAAACCCGAGCGCGTGCATTCGCCCATCTCATACTGCCGGCAGCACGCCTCGCGGAAGTCCGTAACGGGCGACAGCTCTGAGTACACCGGTCTTCCACCGAACCAACGATTGTTCAGGTCCTTGGCAGCACGTTCGGCGTCTTCCTCCCGGCGAAATTTGATGTAGACATTGCCTACCAGGTGGTCGCCAAGGTTGTCACATACGTTCATCTCTTCAATTTCACCGTATTTGTCCTCACACTCGACAAACACATCCTCGAAAAAATTGTCGTAGTGCTCCTGCATCTCCTCATCCGATACATTCGCTACCAGGTGGCTGCCGTCCGCAGATTTGGCAGAATTTTGAGGATTCACGTACAGGTTCTGCAACAGGCAGGTCTGCGAGAACGTCGGCTTGTTGTGGATTCGAGAGCAACGGTCCCCATGGCGGCAGGCACCGATTTTGAAGTAAAATGAGCAGTTAACCCTGTGGAGAAAACATTACATGAGCCAGGATAGAACGCGAACCCCAGGCAAACACCGACAAGCCAGTGCGCTTGCTACTCAATAACTGCAAACTAGCATACTTACTTATCTTTTTCGGTACCGAAAATCGAGGCTAAGTATTCTGCCATCGTTTTTCGTTACCTTTGGGTACTATAAAACCGTAAATACTCTAAAATATCGTTTAAAGCGCCTCAAACAAACCAACGCGAagatgctgtttttttatataaaaaattgGAAACATGGCGATGACAGCCGAAGCAACATCTTTGGTGTTATTTGACGTTCCACGTGGTCCCAAACTGACGTCCATTAGACATCGTAATACCAATTTAAATGCAACTCGGCATAGCTGATGTTTAACAGTTTAAAAAACCTTTCTGTTGATATCATAAATAcgagtaaaatgaaaatactAGCTGCAAGACTaaacaccagcaacaaaaacTATTCTGTGTCCAACtaggtaaaataaaattagttaaacaaatcaaaacttTTCATACTAAACGACGGCTGTTCGAGGTCAAATTGCATCTTAGCTCGGGCCCAGAAGCGTCAAAttaatatgtttttcttcatgtCGGACATTACCTATGCTTCGCAacatagaaagagagaaacagagagaaaatcaacaacaataTTGAGCACGGGGTGTTTCGGGggcggtggtgtgcgtgcacgtttgtgtgttttggttCGCCAATTCGCGTATCGATCTTGCGCGATCGATCGTCCGGGTCCATCATCGGCCCCGTATGCCGGCATCTCGATCGGCATGAATTTCGCGAAGGCAGAGAGGGCATCGCCAAAGCACCCCTAAGCAGCAGCATCCATGGCGCCTCTCACACCTTGATACGACCGCTGCACCAATGCAGCTCGTGCACATAGCCCCgtaaacaacagcaacaccacgaAGTAACAACGTTCGCGCGGTCCGCCTGGTGGTGGCACCTTCGGGCACCAGGTGGAATAAAAGTTGCCCATTCGCTGGGAACCACTTTCAGTCCGTTTTATGCAATCGAGTCGATCGGCGGCAGCGGCCAATGTTGGAGTCGCTACCGCGCGCGTACCACGACGAGCTTAGCTCCCCATTTTTCTGTTCGCTTCATCGATCCGGTTCGAGTTTTCTTCGGTATGTTTCCTGCTCCCTAGCGCGACCCCGAGTGTCCTGGAGCCTGGCTGAttccggtggggtttggtGAACTGTGTGTctcgtgtttgcgtgtgtgcgtccGAAAGTGAGAGTTTCGCTGAAATTGGGTCGAACGGAATAAAGCGAAGGCGGTACGGGGGTCGTGAATTTCCCTTTCATTATGTTCTATGTTGAAACATAACCGGATGAAGTAAAGGCCTCGAAAAAGGAGGAAGAGCAATCGCGAGTGCGCCCGTGGACGTGGACGAGTGTAACGAAGTGGTGTCCTcgattttagtttttttcttctcctccttgTGTGTGCCGCGCATCCTTCGTGCTGCTGCCACTAATCGCTCGCCTGGCAGCCAAATCCGGATGACTAGATGATATTTGTGGTTCGGTAAAATTATTCACAACGTCAAATGTCACCCGTGGCGCCGGCACACCCGAGAAACGAGGATATGGAAATGTGGCCATGTAGCAAAATCAATAAGCGCGAGCATTGGCGGCGGAAAAGTGGCAGTTACTGGCTGCGGAGTCCTGATTTTTCGAGGCTCGAATGCTGGATTTCACCGGTGGCAGCGGTGGCTCTTGTGTGGATGATTATTTGCGGCTCGCTGGTTGTGGCCAACTCCGTGCATGCTGATGGTCATTGCAATCATCAGCATCCGAAAGCGCATGAGGTAAGTGTGGTTTCAATTGAATCGCCATCCATCCTAAATCTACTGTACGATGTTGCAATAATTTCCTTCGTGCAGTGCTGGATATCACGCGTTGGGTACGGATGCGAAATGAGAGTCAGTAAAGTACCGGAAGCTACTAATCATCGTTGCTGTTAATCTTAATGTTGATCGCAATTGTCAGAAATTgttgggaaaatggggaaCCTAGCTCGTGAACGTGAACGTTGAATATCGTGCTTAACAACACTTAAGCTGATTGTCGTAACTTAGAAGTTATTTCTTCCAAATCAGTCTGAATTAATagaaaaaggatatttttatAGGATACATTTCTACAAAGGATTTGTTTGATAGTTATTCAAAGCATGAATAATCCTTTCTTCTCATACAGTGCTCTTTAGTACTTTTAGCTTTTAGTGCTTTTAGCTCTTTTAGTTTAGCTTTCAGTGAAGTTAATTGTATTATTTTAAGCTTCTTACAATTGTAAGTATTCATTCACACTGTAAGGATACGTAGAACACGAAACATTGATTTATCAAAGAGCCACTTTCCTCAGAGCTATTTGTTGTTACAACATAAAGCAATAACACAGTACGATATTTTACACGTCTCACGAAAAAGCACGTGCAGCACGTTAAGTGCTTCGgaaatcaccatcatcatcattatgcAGCCGGTGGTCGTGGCCTTCCACCTGCTGGGCTCCCAAAGAGTGGGTGGTTAGTGACGTTGATTCGAGGATGCATGGAAAAACTTCCAAAAATCattataaaaaatcaattccggAGGTCGTCTCGATTGTCGAAATGCGCACTGAATATGCTGATCAAAAATGCGCTTTACACGCCCGTTATTTTTTGTGCGGTATTTTCAACACCCAATGCAACAATGCACATGCTCCTCAGTCAAACTCGCGACTGGGCTCCCGCATAAAAGCCACCCTAGCTGCCCTTAGCCACCCCAACATGTTTGTTAGGCGCTGGCATTTGATAGCGAAGCTTTGCGTGCTTCGACTAGGCAAATGCAGGCAACTCCTTTCGGCTGATTTACGTTATCCACCTCAGGTTCGTTGAGCTGTGCTTACAACACGCTTAAATGTCGCATCGAAATTCATGCTGCCTGGTCGGCCGGCTCTGGTCAGTGGGCAAAGGGGTTTGGGTGTTCGAACGACTGCCGGGGCAGGTTTCTCACCTCATTCGTTCGgtcgatcatcatcatcatcatcatcatcatcggtgaaTTTGTGGTTGGTAGTTTTCAcgatcatcaccaccactggCAATCGATCGTGGATTGATTTTGTTAGCAACACTAGCACGCGGCTGCATGCTTTGAATGCGCCATTACTAAGTAAACGCCGTTGTAAGGGGTGTGGAAATTGCTCCATGTTGCAGTAACGTTCCGCGTTTGGCTACCGGCACGAATTGTGCGGCGTGAGGAAAACGCATAGACGAAGCAAGCGCTGGAAAGGATATTTTACAATATGCTGCGCAAGTCTAATTCAATTTTATGGCTCATCAATGCTTGTCAAGTATGAGTACAACGCATTTATGGTGAATgatgtatttattatttacttcTAGTCTACTTAAGGACTATAAATTTTGGAACAAGACAAAATATTGAGGCCTTTGAGTTTATGAGAACTTTTATCTTTATTCTGTCTCTTAACCATACCACTACTATACCAAACTGAGCGCATTATCGTTATAGTTTATCATGTTTGATTGTCGATTCTTTTTCCGTTCATTACTATGTGAAAGATACTTATTACTTGTAAGTGAACACCTATTTCCTCCTGGATCTTGAAACAGAAAACAGTTTTGCACATTTATCCCCCATTCGCATGATTTTTGGATTTCTTTATCGTTTTCACCTGGCTTTTGTTTCCGCCAGCTACGATCGCGTACGATGATTGATTGTCCCTGGTCGATGTAAAGGGTAATCCGATCGTTGAACTTCTCGCGAGCCTTCTCACTCGATCACTTGCGATTGCAAATGATCTTTCACTGCGTCCGGAGGACTTGCGAGAAGCGGCGAACCCACAAACGCCCACCCGCGGGCAAGAATAAATTGTTGCTAATTTTCACGTCCAACCTGACGACAACCCGCGGGCGGCATCATGGTAAATGATGAATGAATGGCCATCTCTTCGAACCCTTCCCATCCCACAACTAATTCCACCTTAGGGTGTGGAGTGCGAGACTCAGAACAAAGTACGCTAACGCAAGTGCGTAGGaacaccctttttttcttacgtGAACGTGCTTTTTGAAGGATTACTCAATATCGCCGGACGCGGTCGATATCTTGTCGAAACAGCTCACAATCGCATTCGAGTTTCGCCATCGGTCGGTGgaattgtaaataaatatttaccacaTCAAATGCGCACCGTACTACACGAAAGTTCCATTTGTTCCCCAGAACTCGTTCGCAAGGGGTGCGAAGGTTTTGttccctcaaaaaaaaagaacccccaCAATCCCTGCAGGGCGGTCCATGGGCGACTTCTTCGCTTCAGGTCACCCACACACGACCCGTTAATCGTGAAAGATTCTCACGCTCACGAGCAGAGAACCTTTATGTTTGCCTTCACAAAGTCTTGTGAAAATGGGCCTGAGAAGGTGGTTCGTTCGCTGGCTCCAGCGTGGGACACGGAAATGCGACAAATGCGGTGTCGCTTTAATGCTCACGGTCACGTTTTCCGGCGCTTACGGTTCCCTTCGAGGGCAGGTTCTTTTCTCCTCGAAGTGGCCCGTTTTATGAAACGAACATTATGAAGAGGGTGCGTACGCTGGTGGAACAAACGGTAATTATTCTACACGATGCAGGAGCACAACGAGCCCCTTAAACTTGAAACAATTCGCTTCAAAccaatcgaatcgaacgcgTGTTCGATGGTGCGTTCTCGATGCGATTCCCTTCGTATAAGATCTTCTCTTTTTCGTCCCCGTTTTACTCTCTGTACTGACATTTCGGTGCAAATGACGGGAAAACGATGGTGCATTGTTTGAAAATCATCACCTCACCGTACTTCCTTTCGATTCTCGTGACCCGGGAGGAAAAATACATTCTCTTCGCGACAAACAATCGCACGGCCGTTGGAAGGCTTGATGGCAATAATTCCCGTCACTCGGCACGTGTTCTCGATGGGGTTGAGAGACCGAGTCGGACCTTTTGCTGGGATTCGCATTGAACCTTCCGCCCTGCCGTTGTGATGATCGTTCCACATTGCCCTCTCGCTGGAACCATGTGCCAAAGGTCGTGGGGTTTTGGGGCACGCTCTGACGATTGTTTGTtgagtcgtcgtcgtcgtcgagatTTTGGCGTCCCAGTGCGACAAGAACCGATCCCTTTCAGCGCGTAGTGATGACGGTGGTAGCATAATTCTAGCCGGGGCGTGACttacgatcacgatcgagtGCCAGCAGCTCGAAATGGCAGAGCAGTTGCGGTCGAGGCCGAAGGGCTGAATCATCGAGCGCGGGATCGTGGTGTTGGGATTTGAATTTTCGTTTCCAACACCAGCGTACTGGACGATTTTGCGATTGTCCAAAGCTGATTGCTGATTTCGGTGCCAATTCTCGATCTAGGGCGGTCTTTGCAGCTGGTAAAAGCTCCTGCAGCTGAGCTGATTTGGGATCGTGACGTGCCACCGAATGGAGGCTTTCGCAATTTCGTGTTACCGAAAATGAAGCCTAaaggatttttgttgttgtcccTAGCGATGTGATTGTGTTGTGAAGTGGCACAATAATTCACTCTTTTCACACAGGGGCTATAATTTCTACCTCACCAGAGGTGTTTTTGGTTAAACCATTAAACGAAACAGTGCAGCGTGTGAAGCGGTTATCAAAAGCTTGTTAGCGTTGCGTTTTTTCAGCGTGCCCGTTGAATTGAGAGCCACACCCAGCGACAAGAACGCTCCCGTGTTCTTCCACCCTAGCAAATACGCGATTCCATGGAATTTGGAAGCACTAGAAACACCTCCAACTGCGATCGATGCCAAACCACACCGAGTACacgcccaaaacccaccagcgACAGCTGAGCGCGATCCAAAAAATCcgcacaaaacgaaagaaaaaccgcgGGCTCCATTGCGACCGCATTGTGCAAGCCTTGGGTGCCCGCGGGAGTTACTTCGACAAAAGGTTAACGAACGCGGCATGCCACCGAACAAGGGTGTGCCACCATCGAACATCAACCGACCGTGGCCGTTTGTAGCTGAACCTGAGCAATAACCGGCCCAAGCCGTTTGGGTTGCAAACTGCATCTGCCAGGGTGGCAGGGAAGCGAAACTAAAAATTCATAACCCACCGCTTTTGATCAACCGACCGAAAGGGTGCGGTTTTGTCACTGACCTGCACCACCACTGGCACCCCAACGCACGATTGTCAAGGTTCAATCCCGCATCGCATTCGCGAGAATGAACGCCCAGCTAAGATGGAGAAATTTTTCCACGTTTCGCCAAGTAACCGCACACAAGCACCACGATGTTGCTGTGGCTAACCGGTTACGATCGTGGGCTAGCTGCAGTTTTGTCTTCTGCCTTTCTCAGTTGCAGTGGTTGCAGATCATACCTTGGCTCATAAATCGCCCACAAACACCGCCACAAGGCGAGGATCAGACCGTGGTTTTGGTGTGTggggaaaaaagtgaaagacCTTCTTCTTCAATGCGCCCCGTTTGCTTTAACAGATCGTTTGGCGGATCGGTGCGAGATCGGTTAGACGCGTTAGGTGGCTGCACTCGGGGTAGGAAAAAGTAGGCAATTCCATCTATCGGTGGCTGGCCGCGATCTTGagcgctttctcgctctcgtggGTGACTGCACCCGGTGGTAAGCCGTTCCGGACGTTCGCGTTGTGCCAGGCTGAAGGAGAAACCGCGTGCGCCcttccgtgtgcgtgtgctggaATGATCCGTTACGGTCCTGTGACGCTGTGACGCATGAACCGAACCGATGGAAGGCCTTTCAGGGAACGTACGTCTGTGAAAAACCTTCGCAAAACACGAGGAACCTTCAACAGCGAAAGGTTGCGCCACAAATCATTGCTATCGGAATCGGGAATTAATTTTCGTTTCGGAGTTGTTTCGGAAGCTGTTAGCAATTTTGCCTCTTCCTTGTGAGAGGATCATCAGCGATGGACTTCTTGACGATGATCATGCACCGAATGTACGATAAATGGAGATGATGTTCCGGTTTGATGGTCATCCACAtcttttctgttcttttttggTGATTATCATGCAATGCCGTTGTCATGGAGATATCGGGTCATCCTTGATCGTTTCGTTCCGGGTCACTATACTTTGTTGTTGATTGGACGTTCTGATCGATGGCGATCGATTCGAAGCACTGGAGGCGTTATAGTTTACGGTAAGATTTGCGTATGCAAACTCACACTAATTGACACAGAAAACCTGCTCTCATTCCAAACCAGTCCTTGTTGTTTCGATTCACCGCATAAACAGCCCCATCGTCGCGATCCTTTCGAGCGACCTGCAAACGCAACTCCTTCGCGAAAGCTCTTTTCAAATGTGCTGGAgcttttttcaattaataatTTGCATACCGAACCCCGCGGGCCGTTGAGTGAGGTTCGATTCACCCGAGCATGGCATGTAGAACCCAATCGAAGGTACTAGCGGTGTGAACGTTGTGCTGAAACCCGTTAAATACATACCCTCCATCGTTCGCGGACGAAGCTTGTCCTTGAAGGCAAGAGGGGTTGCACTTGACATTAGCAAATCGTAGGTTTGAGCAGcccctttttcccattccccaaccagccagccgtGTCCGAAGCATATCTAAAGGTGCGAACCGGAGCAACCAGCGGTAGCAGagcaaaaaggaacaaaaaccccaaagGCTCGTCCAATTGGCTTAAAAATAGCACTAATTTGATCTCCTCGCAAGCCGGAAAACTCGCGTGCACGTTGAAGCGGCGAAGCAATGGCTCCAAAGACGGCCAAAAATCGGAAGCACAAATTGTAGCTCAAAGCAAGACCCTACGTTCGAACATCGGTTTGGGCCAATATTGGTTTGGGCCACGCTTCACAGCAACACAGGCTTGTAGTGCCCATTCAGGCAGCTAACCGGCTCAGAACCGGTGGAGAATGGATTGTAACGGCCAACGAAGGTCACCGTCTGGTCTCGATGGGTTAGAATCAGATCACAGATCACGTCGACAAGGAACTTCACCGGTGTTCGAACCTCTCCACGGTGCTCCATTCGACACGTTCCGTTTGGATGGAAGTTGCTCGGTACGCTGACGACTATAGCCCGACGAGGACAGGTGTGGCCGATGGTGGAGCAAATAATTTAACACCGACACCGTGCACAAGTGCTGCGGAATAGAACCGCTATTAATTGATGCTAATCAAGTCCCACGAAGGGTTCGGCTGAAGGATTGCGTTTGATACGCACGTTCGAgggtttcctgtttttttgatGCCCCGTTCGTCATTCAACTGCGCGTTGGCGAGTATTGATGAT
This window harbors:
- the LOC128725664 gene encoding presenilin homolog — encoded protein: MDGHINIDHHHQPTTTAHDTADGRGARKRWQKMPTDTSSSPHPSYGTTDSIPQVTIRDTSSRGRSGPSRGSANNSSRPRQPQQEQEQALNDEEGLKYGAQHVIKLFVPVTLCMMVVVATINSINFYTIKDVYLVYTPFHELTDDTGTKIWNALANSLILMTVIVIMTILLIVLYKHRCYKVIHGWLILSSLLLLFLFSGLYLFEILRAYNIPMDWFTAGLLVWNFGVVGMISIHWQGPLRLQQGYLIFVAALMALVFIKYLPEWTTWAVLAVISIWDLIAVLTPKGPLRILVETAQERNEQIFPALIYSSTIMYSYLGTHTDSDRPAPLSGERAIGTGGGSGSRTASGYGAVNSHGPTQTGATVEGMPLVAFRNDRSHELPMEQSAGFTQDWAATSNHRVTRRQIEVQANIANNPSRPEYRTVTAETSRSGVEQSQQQFDQAEERGIKLGLGDFIFYSVLVGKASSYGDWNTTIACFVAILVGLCLTLLLLAIFRKALPALPISIFFGLIFCFVTSVIVKPFTEALALEQVFI
- the LOC128730681 gene encoding splicing factor U2af 38 kDa subunit, which produces MAEYLASIFGTEKDKVNCSFYFKIGACRHGDRCSRIHNKPTFSQTCLLQNLYVNPQNSAKSADGSHLVANVSDEEMQEHYDNFFEDVFVECEDKYGEIEEMNVCDNLGDHLVGNVYIKFRREEDAERAAKDLNNRWFGGRPVYSELSPVTDFREACCRQYEMGECTRSGFCNFMHLKPISRELRRYLYSRRRGRSRSRSRSPRRGGGGGGGGGGGGGGGGGGGGGRDRSRDRRRSRSRDRKNDRNDNGRKGRY